A single Deinococcus betulae DNA region contains:
- a CDS encoding MBL fold metallo-hydrolase, whose translation MTAPASLTLLGTGDSKGVPRFWCACDVCTEARAGGVNRRRTATLLRVGAQSALLDAGPDTHAALARLPALLVPSMVLLSHAHNDHLLGLGDLLDYVQHAGGTLPVYAPASVISAIRERFGYAFRLRSPVQVWPDEGVRMGGVTLRAFRVPHGANGESHAFRLDAPGWAAAIMTDAIDVPGDTAAAWLTGLDLLVLGTSFADESAQDHSGRSVYDVREALALPWAQAARQVILTHLSHGVDARQVAHLPPGWRYAHDGLTVPLP comes from the coding sequence GTGACGGCCCCCGCCTCTCTGACCCTGCTGGGCACGGGAGACAGCAAGGGTGTGCCGCGCTTCTGGTGTGCCTGCGACGTGTGTACCGAGGCGCGCGCAGGGGGCGTGAATCGTCGCCGCACGGCCACGCTGCTGCGGGTGGGTGCCCAGAGTGCGCTGCTGGACGCGGGCCCCGATACCCACGCTGCCCTGGCCCGCCTGCCAGCGCTGCTGGTGCCGAGCATGGTGCTGCTGTCTCACGCACACAACGACCATCTGCTAGGCCTGGGTGACCTGCTGGATTACGTGCAGCACGCCGGGGGCACCTTGCCGGTCTATGCCCCGGCCAGCGTGATTTCGGCCATCCGCGAGCGCTTTGGCTACGCCTTCCGGCTGCGGTCGCCCGTGCAGGTCTGGCCCGACGAGGGGGTGCGGATGGGCGGCGTGACCCTGCGCGCCTTCCGCGTGCCGCACGGGGCGAATGGCGAGAGCCACGCCTTTCGGCTCGATGCTCCCGGCTGGGCAGCGGCCATCATGACCGACGCGATTGACGTGCCCGGCGACACGGCCGCCGCGTGGCTGACCGGGCTGGATCTGCTGGTCCTGGGCACGTCCTTTGCCGACGAATCGGCCCAGGATCACAGCGGGCGCAGCGTGTACGACGTGCGTGAAGCCCTGGCCCTGCCCTGGGCGCAGGCCGCCCGGCAGGTCATCCTGACCCACCTGTCGCATGGGGTGGACGCGCGGCAGGTCGCCCATCTGCCGCCCGGCTGGCGCTACGCTCACGACGGCCTGACTGTGCCGCTGCCCTGA
- a CDS encoding DUF1905 domain-containing protein — MSLAFSGELWYWRGPAPHYFVTVPPEECEAIKAASKLVTYGWGMIPVQVTVGQTVWTTSLFPQEGRYLVPVRANVRKAEGLEEGDTVEVQLDVQTARRRKAEEPQED, encoded by the coding sequence ATGAGCCTGGCCTTTAGCGGTGAACTCTGGTACTGGCGGGGGCCGGCGCCTCATTACTTCGTGACGGTGCCGCCCGAGGAGTGCGAGGCCATCAAGGCGGCGTCCAAGTTGGTGACCTACGGCTGGGGCATGATTCCGGTGCAGGTCACAGTGGGGCAAACGGTCTGGACGACCTCGCTGTTTCCGCAGGAGGGCCGCTATCTGGTGCCGGTGCGCGCCAATGTTCGCAAAGCGGAAGGTCTGGAGGAAGGCGACACCGTGGAGGTGCAGCTGGACGTGCAAACGGCGCGGCGGCGCAAGGCAGAGGAGCCCCAGGAGGACTGA
- a CDS encoding ABC transporter ATP-binding protein, protein MTTTPPPLVLSHLTLQAAGRPLACLPHLTLNRGEVLHLLGPNGAGKTTLLRVLAGELPATGRAEVLGHPPGSLGARAATAWVPTHAPLPDDLTAKESLHFTAALWRRPVQPLLTLAAALGLTRWLGAWPTELSQGTRQKVALSGALGLGLPLTLLDEPFGTLDSATRQVTREAIQTAARAGSAFIITTHGDELATMDVQTLSLDSA, encoded by the coding sequence GTGACCACGACACCCCCGCCCCTCGTTCTGTCTCATCTGACCCTTCAGGCAGCGGGCCGCCCGCTGGCGTGCCTGCCCCATCTCACCCTGAACCGGGGCGAGGTGCTCCATCTGCTGGGGCCCAACGGTGCAGGCAAAACCACGCTGCTGCGTGTCCTGGCCGGCGAATTACCCGCAACCGGCCGGGCCGAAGTGCTGGGTCATCCACCGGGAAGTCTGGGCGCCCGCGCCGCCACGGCCTGGGTGCCGACCCATGCTCCCCTGCCCGACGACCTGACCGCTAAGGAAAGCCTGCACTTCACGGCGGCGCTGTGGCGCCGGCCCGTTCAGCCGCTGCTGACCCTGGCCGCAGCCCTGGGACTGACACGCTGGCTGGGCGCCTGGCCCACAGAACTGTCTCAGGGCACGCGGCAAAAAGTGGCCCTGAGCGGCGCGCTGGGCCTGGGCCTGCCGCTGACCTTGCTGGACGAACCGTTCGGCACGCTCGATAGTGCCACGCGGCAGGTCACGCGAGAGGCCATTCAGACTGCCGCCCGCGCCGGCAGCGCCTTTATCATCACCACTCACGGCGACGAACTGGCGACTATGGATGTTCAGACGTTGAGCCTGGACAGCGCGTGA
- the trpC gene encoding indole-3-glycerol phosphate synthase TrpC → MKSETTLDFSRVPGVLGRIVAERVADYQGADPALGEPRPAARRLEAALAAPSLALIAEVKRASPSQGAIAPLDPLSAALAYQAGGAAAISVLTEPRHFGGDAQALRDVVGGVTLPALRKDFVVHPAMLREAADWGASAALLMISVLGEATAEFLEGAHHLGLDALVEVHDERELDVALAAGARIIGVNNRDLTTLHIDLEVSPRLIRRAREAGFAGVLVAESGYRTPADLTGVRGLADAVLVGTSLAGSANLERAARDLMAL, encoded by the coding sequence GTGAAGAGTGAAACAACGCTGGATTTTTCGCGTGTGCCGGGGGTGCTGGGCCGCATCGTGGCCGAGCGCGTGGCCGATTACCAGGGGGCTGACCCGGCGCTGGGGGAGCCCCGGCCCGCCGCGCGGCGACTGGAGGCGGCGCTGGCGGCTCCCAGCCTGGCCCTGATTGCCGAAGTCAAACGCGCCAGCCCCAGCCAGGGCGCCATTGCCCCACTGGACCCCTTATCGGCGGCGCTGGCCTACCAGGCGGGCGGCGCGGCGGCCATCAGCGTCCTGACCGAGCCGAGGCATTTCGGCGGCGACGCTCAGGCGCTCCGCGACGTGGTGGGCGGCGTAACTTTGCCCGCCCTGCGCAAGGACTTCGTGGTGCATCCCGCCATGCTGCGCGAGGCCGCCGACTGGGGCGCCTCGGCGGCGCTGCTGATGATCAGTGTGCTGGGTGAGGCCACCGCTGAATTTCTGGAGGGAGCGCATCATCTCGGTCTGGACGCGCTGGTCGAGGTTCATGACGAGCGGGAACTGGACGTGGCGCTGGCCGCTGGCGCGCGCATCATCGGGGTAAACAACCGGGACCTGACCACCCTGCACATTGACCTGGAGGTCAGCCCCCGCCTGATTCGCCGGGCGCGGGAAGCCGGATTTGCGGGTGTGCTGGTCGCTGAGAGTGGGTACCGCACCCCAGCCGACCTGACGGGTGTGCGCGGCCTGGCCGACGCGGTGCTGGTGGGCACCAGTCTGGCGGGCAGCGCGAATCTGGAGCGCGCCGCCCGTGACCTGATGGCCCTGTGA
- a CDS encoding histidine phosphatase family protein, with protein MTRRPASSQRPPTGFAAPDRSAATEFWVVRHGESTWNADGRYQGQADVPLSHIGILQASSLAERLTGQSFDAVYTSDLTRAARTADLVAERLTGAPQPQAHPGLREIDVGELSGLVIADIRERYPEYLATLLTNPWSTRRPGGESMEDLYARSGAAFAELRARHPGGRVLVFTHGGVVRVAVGLALGGVPANAWARLSVSNTSLTRVLLGEGSGMLLGFNDDAHLENLLDATEADDVLGQAP; from the coding sequence TTGACCAGGCGCCCGGCGTCGTCCCAGCGGCCGCCGACCGGGTTTGCTGCGCCGGACCGGTCCGCGGCCACCGAGTTCTGGGTGGTGCGCCACGGCGAAAGCACCTGGAACGCCGACGGACGCTACCAGGGCCAGGCCGACGTGCCCCTCAGTCATATCGGCATCTTGCAGGCTTCCAGCCTCGCTGAGCGCCTGACCGGCCAGAGCTTTGACGCCGTTTACACCAGCGACCTGACCCGCGCCGCGCGCACTGCCGATCTGGTGGCTGAACGTCTGACCGGCGCGCCGCAGCCGCAGGCCCACCCTGGCCTGCGCGAAATTGACGTGGGCGAGCTGTCGGGCCTGGTGATTGCCGACATCCGCGAGCGCTACCCGGAGTATCTGGCCACGCTGCTGACCAACCCCTGGAGTACCCGGCGCCCCGGCGGCGAGAGCATGGAAGACCTGTATGCCCGCAGCGGCGCGGCCTTTGCCGAACTGCGCGCGCGGCATCCTGGCGGGCGGGTGCTGGTCTTTACCCACGGCGGCGTGGTGCGTGTGGCGGTGGGCCTGGCCCTGGGCGGCGTGCCTGCCAACGCCTGGGCGCGCCTGAGCGTGTCCAACACCTCGCTGACCCGCGTGCTGCTGGGCGAGGGCAGCGGCATGCTGCTGGGCTTTAACGACGACGCCCACCTGGAAAACCTGCTGGACGCCACCGAAGCCGACGACGTGCTGGGCCAGGCGCCGTAA
- a CDS encoding isoprenylcysteine carboxyl methyltransferase family protein encodes MKARRAAPLLAGALVVQRLLELRVARANERWARERGAVEYGREHYPLFFVLHPAWLLALLLEGRRNGGRVNGVALALLLLAQPLRYWVIRTLGRYWNTRILIVPGGERVTAGPFRYLKHPNYAVVALELAAAPLAVGAWRTALAFTLLNAALLLGIRIPAEERALRTYLEREGQAMPEGPAAGAS; translated from the coding sequence ATGAAGGCCCGCCGCGCCGCGCCGCTGCTGGCAGGCGCCCTGGTCGTTCAGCGCCTGCTGGAACTGCGTGTGGCCCGCGCCAACGAACGCTGGGCCCGGGAGCGGGGAGCGGTGGAATATGGTCGAGAGCATTACCCGCTGTTTTTCGTGCTGCACCCTGCCTGGCTGCTGGCCCTGCTGCTGGAGGGGCGCCGCAATGGGGGCCGAGTCAACGGGGTGGCTCTGGCGCTGCTGTTGCTGGCCCAGCCGCTGCGGTATTGGGTGATTCGCACCCTGGGGCGCTACTGGAACACCCGCATCCTGATTGTGCCGGGCGGCGAGCGCGTGACCGCTGGGCCCTTCCGTTACCTCAAACACCCCAATTATGCGGTCGTGGCCCTGGAACTCGCGGCGGCGCCCCTCGCGGTGGGCGCTTGGCGCACTGCGCTGGCGTTTACCCTCCTGAACGCGGCCCTGCTGCTGGGCATCCGCATTCCGGCGGAGGAGCGGGCGCTGCGGACTTATCTGGAGCGGGAAGGTCAAGCAATGCCAGAAGGCCCCGCTGCTGGGGCCTCCTGA
- the purM gene encoding phosphoribosylformylglycinamidine cyclo-ligase codes for MTGKREDASASAYERAGVSIDAGHRAVDLMKGAVARTHTPNVLGGLGGFGGLFRAAFGDMADPVLVASTDGVGTKTKVAVRTGQFAGLGADIVNHCVNDILVQGARPLFFLDYVAMGKLHPERVAEVVTGAAQACEALGVALLGGETAEMPGVYVDGELDIVGTIVGVVDRPALIDGQRIQVGDTVLALPSSGLHTNGFSLARLALDSLDWTEARADLGGQTLSEVLPVPHRAYLPAYDALVAAGVEVRGMAHITGGGLVDNPPRVFPPGIGMAIDTASWTVPPVFELIVERAGVPRQEAFRALNMGVGFLFIVPAGAQAAALTALTAAGEQPWVIGEMVAGQGVSFRGNS; via the coding sequence ATGACAGGGAAAAGAGAAGACGCTTCGGCGTCGGCATACGAGCGGGCTGGGGTCAGCATTGACGCCGGGCACCGCGCGGTGGACTTGATGAAAGGCGCCGTGGCGCGCACCCACACCCCCAATGTGCTGGGCGGCTTGGGCGGCTTTGGGGGGCTGTTTCGCGCGGCCTTTGGCGATATGGCCGACCCCGTGCTGGTGGCCAGCACCGACGGCGTGGGCACCAAGACCAAGGTGGCGGTGCGCACGGGCCAGTTTGCCGGGCTGGGCGCCGACATCGTGAACCACTGCGTCAATGACATTCTGGTGCAGGGCGCCCGACCGCTGTTTTTCCTTGATTACGTGGCGATGGGCAAGCTGCACCCCGAGCGGGTGGCCGAGGTCGTGACGGGCGCGGCGCAGGCTTGCGAAGCGCTGGGCGTGGCCCTCCTGGGCGGCGAAACCGCCGAGATGCCCGGCGTGTACGTGGACGGCGAACTGGACATTGTGGGTACCATCGTGGGTGTGGTGGACCGCCCCGCCCTGATTGACGGTCAGCGCATCCAGGTCGGCGACACCGTTCTGGCGCTGCCCAGCAGCGGCCTGCACACCAACGGCTTTTCGCTGGCGCGCCTGGCCCTGGATAGCCTCGACTGGACCGAGGCCCGCGCCGACCTAGGCGGGCAGACGTTGAGCGAGGTGCTGCCTGTGCCTCACCGCGCTTATCTGCCCGCCTACGACGCGCTGGTGGCGGCGGGGGTTGAGGTGCGCGGCATGGCCCATATCACCGGGGGCGGCCTGGTGGACAACCCCCCGCGCGTGTTTCCGCCGGGCATTGGCATGGCGATTGACACCGCCTCGTGGACGGTGCCGCCCGTCTTTGAACTGATTGTGGAGCGCGCCGGCGTGCCCCGTCAGGAAGCCTTTCGCGCGCTGAATATGGGGGTGGGTTTCCTGTTCATCGTGCCTGCCGGGGCGCAGGCGGCGGCCCTGACGGCCCTCACGGCCGCTGGCGAGCAGCCCTGGGTGATTGGCGAGATGGTGGCGGGCCAGGGCGTGAGTTTCCGGGGCAACTCTTGA
- the meaB gene encoding methylmalonyl Co-A mutase-associated GTPase MeaB, with protein MTAPPVASVPLLTRYEGGDLRALARAVTLAEAGLDGARPLLRFARQRAARGERAVVLGVTGSPGSGKSTLVDALITALRARGQRVAVLAVDPSSPYSGGAILGDRIRMLRHHADPGVFVRSLASRGALGGLSARAPGVLSLMEGAGFDWVILETVGVGQSEVDIAAACDHTLLVLTPAGGDGVQAFKAGIMEIADVIAVNKADLPGADRTMRELMAAQGLGAHDAHTWFAPIRKTIASKAEGIDAVIAAVEAHRTHLGEAGLLARREARAEFEVRTLVQERLLSRARAHGGELYARVARGELDADQAAEALLGPA; from the coding sequence GTGACCGCGCCGCCTGTGGCCTCTGTTCCCCTGCTCACCCGCTACGAGGGAGGCGACCTGCGGGCCCTGGCCCGCGCGGTGACGCTGGCTGAGGCGGGTCTGGACGGCGCGCGGCCCCTGCTGCGCTTTGCCCGGCAGCGTGCGGCTCGGGGTGAGCGGGCGGTGGTGCTGGGCGTGACGGGCAGCCCTGGCAGCGGCAAAAGCACCCTGGTGGACGCCCTGATTACGGCTCTGCGGGCGCGTGGTCAGCGGGTCGCGGTGCTGGCCGTGGACCCCAGCAGCCCCTACAGCGGCGGCGCGATTCTGGGGGACCGCATTCGGATGCTGCGCCACCACGCTGACCCCGGCGTCTTTGTGCGGTCGCTGGCCAGCCGGGGAGCGCTGGGCGGGCTCTCGGCGCGGGCGCCCGGCGTGCTGTCACTGATGGAAGGGGCCGGGTTTGACTGGGTCATTCTGGAAACGGTCGGGGTGGGGCAGAGCGAGGTGGACATTGCCGCCGCCTGCGACCACACGCTCTTGGTGCTGACCCCGGCCGGCGGTGACGGCGTACAGGCTTTCAAGGCGGGCATCATGGAAATTGCCGATGTGATCGCCGTCAACAAGGCCGACCTGCCCGGCGCTGACCGCACCATGCGCGAACTCATGGCGGCGCAGGGCCTGGGCGCCCACGATGCACACACATGGTTTGCCCCGATTCGCAAGACGATCGCTTCCAAAGCAGAAGGCATAGACGCCGTCATTGCCGCTGTGGAGGCCCACCGCACCCACCTGGGCGAGGCCGGTCTGCTGGCCCGCCGCGAGGCCAGGGCCGAATTTGAGGTCAGGACGCTGGTGCAAGAACGCCTGCTCAGCCGCGCCCGTGCCCATGGCGGCGAACTCTATGCCCGCGTGGCGCGCGGTGAACTCGACGCTGACCAGGCTGCCGAGGCCCTGCTGGGGCCAGCATGA
- a CDS encoding TVP38/TMEM64 family protein, producing the protein MAAAHPPRFLRWLILTVTALVLLGICLQPEVRAFLVRAYQALTSSDPQMTQVFVSGLGWAGPLALLAGFVLQAVLPVLPALVMIAVTARAYGPVEGFFIVYAGTLLGAAAGYGLGRLLGDTLVRTLAGERARKTAYDFAQRHGTQGVLMVRLMPVLSADVLNLVAGAARMGFRPFMLATAVGALPVTALVVWLSGSSERLAWGVGLLSAAVGLVVLVRWWLARRAEPEAARSEATRVD; encoded by the coding sequence ATGGCCGCTGCCCATCCCCCCCGCTTCCTGCGCTGGCTGATTCTGACGGTCACGGCGCTGGTGCTGCTGGGCATCTGCCTTCAGCCCGAGGTGCGCGCCTTTCTGGTGCGCGCCTACCAGGCCCTGACGAGCAGTGACCCCCAGATGACCCAGGTGTTTGTGTCGGGGCTGGGCTGGGCCGGACCGCTGGCGCTGCTGGCGGGCTTCGTACTTCAGGCCGTGTTGCCGGTGCTGCCGGCGCTGGTCATGATTGCCGTGACAGCGCGCGCTTATGGCCCCGTCGAAGGCTTTTTCATCGTGTACGCCGGCACGCTGCTGGGGGCGGCGGCTGGCTACGGCCTGGGCCGGTTGCTGGGCGATACCCTGGTCCGCACCCTGGCCGGCGAGCGGGCGCGCAAAACCGCCTACGACTTCGCACAGCGCCACGGCACCCAGGGCGTGCTGATGGTGCGTCTGATGCCGGTGCTGTCGGCCGACGTCCTGAATCTGGTGGCGGGCGCGGCCCGCATGGGTTTCCGGCCCTTCATGCTGGCCACGGCGGTGGGGGCGCTGCCAGTCACGGCGCTGGTGGTGTGGCTCTCGGGCAGCAGCGAGCGCCTGGCGTGGGGGGTGGGCCTGCTGTCGGCGGCGGTGGGCCTGGTGGTGCTGGTGCGCTGGTGGCTGGCCCGCCGGGCCGAACCTGAGGCGGCGCGCAGCGAAGCGACTCGGGTAGACTGA
- a CDS encoding MFS transporter, translating into MQATLPAARHAAAIALAVTAGHFINDAYGAMLTPLTPALQAKYGVSIAAVTFLSSVYSLTSSVLQPLLGILGERLDRRYAAALGPLMTGLGLTLMGFMPWFGALVLLVAVAGFGSGFFHPAGAAYVAQHSPPDKRGLWASLFSAGGTAGMALGPVFAGVGLTHLPWFALIGAAVAALTFAVTPAGVQKARRVSLAEYAGIFRGPLAWLWGMAVLRSLASMGYNAMLPFMLLERGYGAREVGLTLATFAVASAVGGIVGGRLSDRHGRVPVLRGAIISTIPLFALLILSSPANWWFYPLTFVVGAAVNASIPVGVVAAQEYAPGHVAVASSVMMGFSWGFAGLLLFLVGALADVTAPTTAALVSLALLVPSALIAARLPEPARGELR; encoded by the coding sequence ATGCAGGCCACCCTCCCCGCCGCCCGGCACGCCGCCGCCATCGCGCTGGCAGTGACCGCCGGGCACTTCATCAATGACGCTTACGGCGCCATGCTGACGCCTCTGACGCCCGCTCTGCAAGCCAAATACGGCGTGAGCATCGCTGCCGTGACCTTTCTGTCTAGCGTGTATTCGCTGACCAGCTCGGTGTTGCAGCCGCTGCTGGGCATTCTGGGTGAGCGCCTGGACCGCCGCTACGCCGCCGCCCTGGGACCGCTGATGACTGGGCTGGGCCTGACCCTGATGGGCTTTATGCCGTGGTTCGGGGCGCTGGTGCTGCTGGTGGCGGTGGCTGGATTTGGCAGCGGCTTTTTTCATCCGGCGGGCGCGGCGTACGTGGCGCAGCACAGCCCCCCAGACAAACGCGGCCTGTGGGCCAGCCTGTTCAGCGCGGGTGGCACCGCCGGCATGGCCCTGGGGCCGGTCTTTGCCGGGGTGGGCCTGACCCACCTGCCCTGGTTTGCCCTGATTGGGGCGGCGGTGGCGGCCCTGACCTTTGCGGTGACGCCCGCGGGCGTCCAGAAGGCCCGGCGCGTGTCGCTGGCTGAGTACGCCGGAATCTTCCGGGGGCCGCTGGCGTGGCTGTGGGGCATGGCGGTGCTGCGGTCCCTGGCCAGCATGGGCTACAACGCCATGCTGCCGTTCATGCTGCTGGAACGCGGCTACGGCGCGCGTGAGGTAGGACTGACCCTGGCCACCTTCGCCGTAGCCAGCGCTGTGGGCGGCATTGTCGGCGGGCGCCTGAGTGACCGGCACGGACGGGTGCCTGTTCTGCGTGGCGCCATCATCAGCACCATTCCGCTGTTTGCGCTGCTGATTCTGTCCAGCCCGGCCAACTGGTGGTTCTATCCCCTGACCTTCGTGGTGGGCGCGGCGGTCAATGCCAGCATTCCGGTGGGCGTGGTGGCCGCGCAGGAATATGCGCCGGGCCACGTGGCTGTGGCCAGCTCGGTCATGATGGGGTTTTCCTGGGGCTTTGCCGGGCTGCTGCTGTTTCTGGTGGGCGCCCTGGCCGATGTCACGGCCCCCACCACGGCGGCGCTGGTCAGCCTGGCCTTGTTAGTTCCCAGCGCCCTGATTGCGGCCCGCCTACCCGAGCCCGCCAGAGGAGAGTTGCGTTAG
- the hpt gene encoding hypoxanthine phosphoribosyltransferase: MSLAPGNGPVQITQEQLQARIQEIAAKIREDYRGLEPHLICVLNGAFMFHTDLVRALNIPCTIDFLQASSYGNAKQSSGEVRIVKDLQFPISDRHVVLVEDIVDTGITMNYLLHYLEGRGPKSLKIAALLSKPSRRKVEIPVEYLGFTIPDAFVYGYGLDRAQFDRNLPFITSQE; this comes from the coding sequence ATGAGTCTCGCCCCCGGCAACGGCCCCGTCCAGATTACGCAAGAACAGTTGCAAGCCCGCATTCAGGAAATTGCGGCCAAGATTCGTGAGGATTACCGGGGGCTGGAGCCTCACCTGATTTGTGTCCTGAACGGCGCATTTATGTTCCACACCGACCTCGTGCGCGCCCTGAACATCCCCTGCACCATTGATTTTCTGCAGGCCAGTTCTTACGGCAACGCCAAGCAGAGCAGCGGCGAGGTGCGGATTGTCAAAGACCTCCAGTTTCCCATCAGTGACCGCCATGTGGTGCTGGTGGAAGACATCGTGGACACCGGCATCACCATGAATTACCTGCTGCACTACCTTGAAGGGCGCGGCCCCAAGAGCCTCAAGATTGCCGCCCTGCTGAGCAAACCCAGCCGCCGCAAGGTCGAGATTCCGGTGGAATACCTGGGCTTTACCATCCCCGACGCCTTCGTCTACGGCTACGGCCTGGACCGTGCCCAGTTTGACCGCAACCTGCCGTTTATCACCAGCCAGGAGTAA